In the Lysinibacillus sp. PLM2 genome, one interval contains:
- the lexA gene encoding LexA repressor, protein MKKVSKRQEDILEFIKQEVRTKGYPPSVREIGEAVGLASSSTVHGHLARLESKGLIRRDPTKPRAIEILDLEEDVSVPKQNIVNVPLIGKVTAGLPITAIENIEEYFPLPDSYGANEDQLFMLEVMGESMIEAGILDGDYVIVKKTSTANNGEIVVAMTEDDEATVKRFYKEKTHFRLQPENSSMDPILVSQVTILGKVVGLYRRIQ, encoded by the coding sequence GTGAAAAAAGTTTCGAAAAGGCAAGAAGATATTTTAGAATTTATTAAACAAGAGGTTCGAACGAAAGGTTATCCACCATCCGTACGTGAAATCGGGGAAGCAGTTGGTCTTGCATCTAGCTCCACTGTACATGGACATTTAGCCCGTCTAGAGAGTAAAGGACTAATTCGTCGGGACCCTACTAAACCTCGTGCCATCGAAATACTTGACCTAGAAGAAGACGTTTCTGTTCCGAAACAAAACATCGTTAATGTTCCTTTAATCGGTAAAGTAACAGCCGGTTTACCAATAACAGCAATTGAAAATATAGAAGAATATTTCCCTCTACCAGATTCATATGGTGCAAATGAAGACCAATTGTTTATGCTAGAAGTAATGGGAGAATCTATGATTGAGGCTGGTATACTTGATGGAGATTATGTGATTGTGAAAAAGACTTCTACTGCAAACAATGGAGAGATTGTTGTTGCTATGACAGAGGACGATGAAGCAACAGTAAAACGTTTCTATAAGGAAAAAACACACTTCCGTTTACAACCTGAAAATTCATCAATGGACCCTATATTGGTAAGCCAAGTAACAATCTTGGGTAAAGTAGTTGGTTTATATCGTCGTATCCAATAA
- the yneA gene encoding cell division suppressor protein YneA, translating to MKWLQKNSYITVLFTTFLLIAAYVVVTDEGETSYEQIEVQHGDSLWSLANKYKGDMSLHQWIETVKVENDLRDETIVAGGELTIPIPGDTLNIAQDSEEITTVKVATNNE from the coding sequence ATGAAATGGTTACAAAAAAATAGTTATATTACAGTACTTTTCACAACTTTCTTACTTATAGCAGCATATGTAGTTGTTACTGATGAAGGTGAAACTTCATACGAACAAATTGAAGTACAGCATGGGGATAGTTTATGGTCGTTAGCGAACAAATATAAGGGCGATATGTCTTTACACCAATGGATTGAAACAGTTAAAGTTGAAAATGATCTACGCGATGAAACAATAGTAGCGGGTGGAGAACTTACAATACCAATCCCAGGTGACACATTAAATATTGCCCAGGATTCTGAGGAAATTACAACAGTAAAGGTAGCGACGAATAACGAATGA
- the yneB gene encoding resolvase homolog YneB, protein MKSNNNAVLYSRVSTEKNTQETSLARQEEELRRYAEKMGFHILATFQDQKSGYEVDRDGLLEMMDYIKGNDIQALFVQDETRLGRGHARMAVLHLLQKDDIKIFSLNDAGPLTFNEMDTMLLEILAIVEEYQRKIHNAKIRRGMRRAVQNGYKPELNLKDRGNHDGRERLDVPIEEIVSLREKGLTFQEITTTLRGLGFQVSKATVHRRFQEYTEGLEADRFDKQFRK, encoded by the coding sequence ATGAAATCTAATAACAACGCGGTACTTTATAGTCGAGTAAGTACCGAGAAAAACACCCAAGAAACATCACTAGCAAGACAAGAAGAGGAATTACGAAGATACGCTGAAAAAATGGGTTTTCATATATTAGCAACATTTCAAGATCAAAAAAGTGGTTATGAAGTAGATAGAGATGGTCTTCTTGAAATGATGGATTATATTAAGGGAAATGATATACAAGCATTATTTGTGCAAGATGAAACACGTTTAGGACGTGGTCATGCTCGAATGGCAGTATTGCATCTACTTCAAAAAGATGATATCAAGATTTTTTCATTAAATGATGCTGGCCCACTTACTTTTAATGAAATGGATACAATGTTGTTAGAGATACTTGCAATTGTTGAGGAATATCAAAGGAAAATTCATAATGCAAAAATTAGAAGAGGTATGCGTCGTGCGGTTCAAAATGGCTATAAACCAGAGCTAAACTTAAAAGATCGAGGGAACCATGATGGTCGTGAACGATTAGATGTACCAATTGAAGAAATAGTAAGCTTAAGAGAAAAGGGTCTTACCTTTCAAGAAATTACTACAACATTAAGAGGATTGGGATTTCAGGTGAGTAAAGCAACTGTGCATCGAAGATTTCAAGAATATACAGAAGGGCTAGAGGCAGATCGTTTTGATAAACAGTTTAGAAAATAA
- a CDS encoding UPF0291 protein — protein MLSKEKIARINELSKKKKMGTITEVEAKEQTALRREYLDSFRNSFRNTIENVQVFDAQGNDVTPDKVKKLKNNRLN, from the coding sequence ATGTTATCAAAAGAAAAAATTGCAAGAATTAATGAACTATCAAAGAAAAAGAAAATGGGTACAATAACTGAAGTTGAGGCAAAGGAACAAACAGCCCTTCGTAGGGAGTATTTAGATTCATTCCGTAATAGTTTTCGTAACACGATTGAGAATGTTCAAGTTTTTGATGCACAAGGAAATGATGTAACGCCAGATAAAGTAAAAAAATTAAAAAATAATCGCTTAAATTAA
- a CDS encoding transketolase, translating to MTQKADILAINAIRTLSIDAIEKANSGHPGLPMGAAPMAYTLWTKQLRHNPQNPKWTNRDRFVLSAGHGSMLLYSLLHLGGYGLDMEEIKNFRQWGSKTPGHPEYGHTVGVEATTGPLGQGIAMSVGMAMAERHLAATYNKPGHEIVDHYTYALCGDGDLMEGVAAEAISLAGHLKLEKLIVLYDSNDISLDGDLAKSFSENVQKRFESYGWNYIHVADGTDIDAINKSIEQAKQSKDKPTLIEVKTVIGFGSPNKSGKSDSHGAPLGTDEVVLTKTAYGWEHEPFQIPQEVYDVFNAAAEIQGVQSEAEWNAKFESYKEAYPELAEQYIKAMNNELPADFDAEVPVYEAGKSVATRSSSGDVINALAKKVPSFFGGSADLAGSNKTTIKGGGDFSAESPEGRNIWFGVREFAMGAALNGMALHGGLHVFGGTFFVFSDYVRPAVRLSALMGLPVTYVFTHDSIAVGEDGPTHEPVEHLAAFRAMPNVSVIRPADANESAVAWKLAISSQNTPTLLVLSRQNLPVLAHSANLAKEGVAKGAYVVSPATKGTPDAILIATGSEVSLAVDAQKALLTEGIDTSVVSMPSMDRFEQQSAEYKESVLPKAVTKRLAIEMGASFGWHKYVGFEGDVLAIDKFGASAPGEVVIEQYGFTVENVVAKVKSL from the coding sequence ATGACACAAAAAGCGGATATACTAGCAATTAATGCAATCCGAACTTTATCAATTGATGCAATTGAAAAAGCTAATTCAGGTCACCCTGGTTTACCAATGGGTGCTGCGCCAATGGCATATACTTTATGGACAAAACAATTACGACATAACCCTCAAAATCCAAAATGGACTAATCGCGATCGTTTCGTTCTTTCAGCAGGACATGGATCGATGTTACTATATAGCCTTTTACATTTAGGCGGGTATGGTCTTGATATGGAAGAAATTAAAAACTTCCGCCAATGGGGATCGAAAACTCCAGGTCACCCTGAATATGGACATACAGTTGGGGTAGAAGCGACAACTGGTCCACTTGGGCAAGGTATTGCGATGAGTGTTGGTATGGCAATGGCTGAGCGTCATCTAGCTGCTACTTACAACAAACCAGGACATGAGATCGTTGACCACTACACATACGCATTATGTGGAGATGGAGATTTAATGGAAGGTGTTGCGGCAGAGGCAATTTCCTTAGCGGGTCATTTAAAATTAGAAAAATTAATCGTTCTTTATGATTCGAATGACATTTCATTAGATGGGGATCTTGCAAAATCATTTTCTGAAAATGTACAAAAACGTTTTGAGTCTTATGGTTGGAATTATATCCATGTTGCAGATGGAACAGATATCGATGCGATTAATAAGTCAATTGAGCAAGCGAAACAGTCGAAAGACAAGCCTACATTAATCGAAGTAAAAACAGTAATCGGTTTTGGCTCTCCAAATAAATCTGGGAAATCTGACTCCCACGGTGCGCCACTTGGTACAGATGAAGTAGTATTAACAAAAACAGCATATGGCTGGGAGCATGAACCATTCCAAATTCCACAAGAGGTGTATGATGTTTTCAATGCAGCAGCAGAGATACAAGGTGTACAATCGGAAGCAGAATGGAACGCAAAGTTCGAAAGCTATAAAGAAGCATACCCTGAATTAGCTGAACAGTATATAAAAGCAATGAACAATGAATTACCTGCTGATTTTGACGCCGAAGTACCAGTATATGAAGCAGGGAAATCCGTTGCAACTCGTTCATCATCAGGAGATGTAATCAATGCTCTAGCGAAAAAAGTCCCTTCTTTCTTCGGTGGAAGTGCTGACTTAGCAGGTTCCAATAAAACAACGATTAAAGGTGGAGGGGATTTCTCTGCAGAATCACCAGAAGGCCGTAATATTTGGTTCGGAGTTCGTGAATTTGCGATGGGTGCAGCATTAAATGGGATGGCGTTACATGGTGGATTACATGTATTTGGAGGTACGTTCTTCGTATTCTCAGATTACGTACGTCCAGCAGTTCGCTTATCAGCTTTAATGGGATTACCTGTAACATACGTATTCACACATGACTCCATTGCAGTTGGCGAAGACGGTCCAACTCATGAACCGGTCGAGCATTTGGCTGCATTCCGAGCAATGCCTAATGTATCTGTGATTCGTCCTGCTGATGCAAATGAAAGTGCAGTAGCTTGGAAATTAGCTATTTCATCACAAAATACACCAACATTGCTAGTACTTTCTCGTCAAAACTTACCGGTGTTGGCACATTCCGCCAATCTTGCCAAAGAGGGTGTTGCTAAAGGAGCTTATGTAGTTTCTCCAGCAACAAAAGGTACACCGGATGCAATTTTAATCGCGACTGGTTCAGAGGTTTCATTAGCGGTAGATGCACAGAAGGCATTACTAACTGAAGGGATTGACACTTCAGTAGTGTCAATGCCATCAATGGATCGTTTTGAACAACAATCTGCAGAATACAAAGAATCGGTATTACCTAAGGCAGTAACGAAACGTCTTGCCATAGAAATGGGTGCATCATTTGGTTGGCATAAATATGTAGGCTTTGAGGGAGACGTTCTTGCTATTGATAAATTCGGTGCAAGTGCTCCTGGCGAAGTAGTCATTGAACAATACGGCTTCACAGTTGAAAATGTTGTAGCAAAAGTAAAATCTTTATAA
- a CDS encoding methyl-accepting chemotaxis protein, with protein sequence MGFGTVNFLLLFISIIAFFSINDITNKYKMMNKDNVEKINLVNEIEYVQKEVEAYILEYITFGQQQLIDKMNASMERGTEAREQLLATITDAEALNIMESLESATLAYNNAANEVIKVKDSGGYYEGSLELMRLNNATATTNLNQIIDYVEQNVSQTQNDLDGYQAFSNMLVLIISVITILLGLIIATVISRNISNPIKKVTNGLEKVASGNLSIDTINVKNKDEVGKMAETFNKMLADLKGIVLSVRNSSSQLAASAEQLSASSEESLASSQMVATSVDHQLKTSNHQVNLMDTSVLSLKNLNLGLNQIAKNNEDMLLSSNEVNDLVTKGASVVSEVAIQMNTIHETFNETTEKMKEMEKLSYDIQNVTALITEVSEQTNLLALNAAIEAARAGEYGKGFAVVADEVRKLAQQSRRSAEEITKMLNHIQDATGAAVHTISNGGTKVNKGLIKTNESLEVFHAIEESVQAVAVKVKSVSKAIEEIHAMADSVTESVVQVQTLAKDAAVLSTDSSAATEQQLAVTQEITSSAQSLANLAESLQREVSKFNI encoded by the coding sequence ATGGGCTTTGGAACCGTAAATTTTCTATTATTATTCATCTCAATCATAGCGTTTTTTTCAATTAATGATATAACAAACAAGTATAAAATGATGAATAAAGACAACGTAGAAAAGATAAATTTAGTAAATGAAATTGAATATGTACAAAAGGAAGTTGAGGCTTACATTTTAGAATACATTACTTTTGGGCAACAGCAGTTGATTGATAAAATGAATGCATCTATGGAACGAGGAACAGAGGCACGAGAACAATTATTAGCAACAATAACAGATGCCGAAGCTTTAAACATTATGGAATCTCTCGAATCCGCTACGCTAGCTTATAACAATGCAGCAAATGAAGTAATTAAAGTCAAAGATAGCGGTGGATATTATGAGGGTTCACTGGAATTGATGCGGTTAAATAATGCAACGGCTACAACCAACTTAAATCAAATTATTGATTATGTCGAACAAAATGTTAGTCAGACCCAAAATGATCTTGATGGCTATCAAGCTTTTTCAAATATGCTAGTATTGATCATTTCTGTTATTACAATTCTATTAGGGTTAATAATAGCTACTGTCATCAGTCGAAATATATCTAATCCAATTAAAAAAGTAACAAATGGACTTGAAAAGGTTGCCTCAGGGAATCTTTCTATTGATACAATCAACGTTAAAAATAAAGATGAAGTTGGAAAGATGGCTGAAACCTTTAATAAAATGTTAGCTGATTTAAAAGGGATCGTACTAAGTGTTCGAAATTCATCTTCTCAGTTAGCAGCTAGTGCTGAACAATTATCAGCCAGTTCAGAAGAAAGCTTAGCTTCTTCGCAAATGGTGGCCACTTCGGTTGATCATCAGCTGAAGACAAGTAACCATCAAGTAAATCTAATGGATACTTCCGTTCTTTCTTTAAAGAATTTAAATTTAGGATTAAATCAAATCGCGAAAAACAATGAGGACATGCTACTTTCCTCAAATGAGGTAAATGACTTAGTAACGAAAGGTGCATCGGTCGTTTCAGAAGTTGCCATTCAAATGAATACCATTCATGAAACCTTTAACGAAACAACCGAAAAAATGAAGGAAATGGAAAAGCTATCCTATGATATTCAAAATGTCACTGCACTCATTACAGAAGTTTCAGAACAAACTAATTTACTAGCTTTAAATGCAGCGATTGAAGCAGCGAGAGCTGGAGAATATGGTAAGGGATTCGCGGTTGTTGCTGATGAAGTTCGAAAGCTTGCCCAACAATCTCGACGATCTGCTGAAGAAATTACAAAAATGTTGAACCATATTCAAGATGCAACTGGGGCAGCTGTTCATACAATTTCTAATGGAGGCACGAAAGTAAACAAAGGGCTAATAAAGACGAACGAATCCTTGGAAGTATTCCATGCTATTGAGGAAAGTGTTCAAGCTGTTGCGGTAAAAGTAAAATCTGTTTCAAAAGCCATCGAAGAAATCCATGCTATGGCAGACTCTGTAACAGAAAGTGTGGTTCAAGTACAAACTCTCGCAAAAGATGCTGCCGTATTATCGACGGATTCCAGTGCAGCAACAGAGCAACAATTAGCGGTTACTCAAGAAATTACATCGAGTGCTCAATCATTAGCTAATCTTGCTGAATCCCTTCAAAGGGAAGTAAGTAAATTTAATATTTAA
- a CDS encoding DNA-binding response regulator, which produces MIKVLIADDHEMVRIGVSAYLSTQPDMTVVGEASNGQEAVELALKLKPDLILMDNVMPIMTGAEATAEILTQWPDAKIMMVTSFLDDDKVYPALEAGAVSYILKTSNAKQIADAIRKTINGESILEPEVTMKMMQRMRSSSSAPLHEQLTEREMEVLLLVAQGKTNQEIADDLFIALKTVKTHVSNILAKLEVQDRTQAVVYAFQNGLVNSK; this is translated from the coding sequence ATGATAAAGGTTTTAATAGCTGATGATCATGAAATGGTTCGAATCGGCGTTTCAGCTTATTTATCAACTCAGCCTGATATGACCGTGGTTGGCGAGGCATCGAATGGTCAAGAAGCAGTCGAACTTGCATTGAAATTAAAGCCAGACCTAATACTAATGGATAATGTTATGCCTATTATGACAGGCGCCGAAGCAACAGCGGAAATATTAACCCAATGGCCAGATGCAAAAATTATGATGGTGACGAGTTTCTTAGATGATGATAAGGTATATCCTGCTTTAGAGGCTGGTGCTGTAAGTTACATTCTAAAAACTTCAAATGCCAAACAAATTGCTGATGCGATTCGCAAAACGATTAATGGTGAATCTATTTTAGAGCCAGAAGTGACAATGAAAATGATGCAACGTATGCGATCTAGTTCGTCCGCTCCACTTCATGAACAATTAACAGAACGGGAAATGGAAGTACTACTACTTGTAGCACAAGGAAAAACAAATCAAGAAATTGCAGATGATTTATTTATAGCATTAAAAACAGTGAAAACACATGTTAGCAATATTTTAGCAAAGCTCGAGGTTCAAGATCGTACGCAGGCAGTCGTTTATGCATTTCAAAATGGATTAGTGAATTCAAAATAG
- the vraS gene encoding sensor protein VraS — protein MIAFTVRTISIFSMLTSIIFLFFYYLLGEPVEETFRPFWEEKYQDIPLVAYFIFAILMLSIFLSIWIAIAEKARERFSLRYVKKLVDPDFSLENKKIPRSLRKALQQTHDLIETQRQSLQKLTNQRVETNDTIIQERIVAERQRLARELHDSVSQQLFAASMLLSSLTEQEQPIKNSQHTLLQIEKIVQQAQLEMRALLLHLRPIALRNNTLAEGLTGLILELQQKVHFNVEYKIEEFELTKAEEDHLFRIAQEALSNTLRHAKATEVELLLVARDHIGILRIQDNGRGFNLEEDKTTSYGLKNIAERAVEIGCTYKIVSVPDEGTIVEVKVPLKRKSNNDDTPKDVNNQDSIEYEE, from the coding sequence ATGATTGCATTTACAGTGCGCACTATCTCAATATTTTCGATGTTGACTTCTATCATTTTTTTATTCTTCTATTATCTTTTAGGGGAGCCCGTTGAAGAAACTTTCCGTCCGTTTTGGGAGGAAAAATATCAGGATATACCTCTTGTTGCCTACTTCATTTTCGCAATTCTTATGTTGAGTATTTTCTTAAGTATTTGGATTGCTATTGCAGAGAAAGCAAGGGAACGATTTTCCCTTCGCTACGTAAAAAAATTAGTAGATCCTGATTTCTCGTTGGAAAATAAAAAAATTCCAAGGTCCCTTCGTAAAGCATTGCAACAAACTCACGATTTGATTGAAACACAACGTCAAAGTTTACAAAAGCTTACAAATCAACGAGTGGAAACTAACGACACTATTATTCAAGAAAGAATCGTTGCTGAAAGACAACGTTTGGCTCGAGAACTGCATGATTCCGTTTCGCAGCAGCTGTTTGCTGCATCCATGTTATTATCTTCATTAACAGAACAAGAACAGCCTATAAAAAATTCGCAGCATACATTGTTACAAATTGAAAAAATTGTTCAACAGGCACAGCTTGAAATGCGTGCGTTGTTATTACATTTACGACCAATTGCCCTGCGTAATAATACACTTGCAGAAGGATTAACGGGTTTAATATTAGAGCTTCAACAGAAGGTTCATTTTAACGTCGAATATAAAATTGAGGAATTTGAATTAACAAAGGCAGAGGAAGATCATTTATTTAGAATCGCCCAAGAAGCTTTATCAAACACATTACGTCACGCAAAAGCAACAGAGGTTGAGTTATTATTAGTTGCGCGAGACCATATTGGTATTTTGCGAATCCAAGATAACGGCCGCGGTTTTAATCTAGAGGAGGATAAAACAACATCTTACGGTCTAAAGAATATCGCAGAACGAGCAGTCGAAATAGGCTGTACTTATAAAATTGTATCCGTTCCAGATGAAGGTACAATCGTAGAAGTGAAAGTTCCACTGAAAAGAAAAAGTAACAATGATGACACTCCAAAAGATGTAAATAATCAAGATAGCATAGAGTATGAAGAATAG
- a CDS encoding transporter — MNKYSTDQLTTALIILLLIVFAELTIFNNGGAFLLIITALLFYYSFSKRNRILFWIGCFFAFIAILSVFTLRLFIVGILIYMLYRQTKKQKDVITLSDEAFETGSIHKNDFFGSTAPPLETYKWQDVQIQRFLGDILIDTTQTILPVGTSVITIRQSIGKVTIVVPYNIPFRLQYSTILGEAKLLQNPPKRLMNEHLLFEDGESDGAKRKLVIHVATWLGDVEVVRQ; from the coding sequence ATGAACAAATACTCAACAGATCAATTAACGACTGCTCTCATTATTTTATTATTAATTGTATTCGCTGAGCTTACAATTTTTAATAATGGTGGCGCCTTCTTACTCATTATTACTGCCCTACTGTTTTATTACAGTTTCTCAAAGCGAAATCGTATACTCTTCTGGATTGGATGCTTCTTTGCCTTTATCGCTATTCTTTCCGTTTTTACGTTGAGATTATTTATTGTCGGTATACTAATTTACATGTTATATAGACAGACAAAGAAACAAAAAGATGTAATTACATTATCAGATGAAGCATTTGAAACAGGGTCGATACATAAAAACGATTTTTTCGGTAGCACCGCTCCCCCTTTAGAGACGTACAAATGGCAAGACGTTCAAATACAACGATTTCTTGGTGATATACTAATTGATACTACTCAAACTATATTACCAGTGGGCACTTCAGTTATAACAATACGACAATCTATTGGAAAAGTTACAATTGTGGTTCCCTATAATATACCGTTTCGCCTTCAGTATTCCACGATTTTAGGCGAGGCAAAGCTATTACAAAATCCACCGAAACGTCTAATGAATGAACATCTACTATTTGAAGATGGTGAGTCTGATGGCGCTAAACGGAAATTAGTAATCCATGTCGCCACTTGGCTTGGAGATGTGGAGGTGGTTCGCCAATGA
- a CDS encoding phage shock protein A, translating into MTNLFDRFKYQLKADLHEFFDKKESKNPIAMLNQYIREAEKQTEQTGKLLQRQLQLKNQLQREYDEANAMLDKRTSQLVLAKESGELDLIAFAEKEVETYTVRTSNLFTSIETTKVQVYELESKYETMKHKIKDMKVRQLELMGKENLVRAHHKMDHVIESSNETNFEDISAYIDHLSAKIDKKYEVTMLESRLAQLENKNKNSVSMENTVESTNEQAI; encoded by the coding sequence ATGACAAATTTATTCGACCGATTTAAATACCAACTAAAAGCAGATTTACACGAGTTTTTTGATAAAAAAGAGAGCAAAAATCCAATCGCGATGTTAAACCAATACATTCGTGAAGCAGAAAAGCAAACAGAACAAACAGGGAAGTTATTGCAAAGACAGCTTCAATTAAAAAATCAATTACAACGTGAATATGATGAGGCCAATGCAATGCTTGATAAACGAACTAGTCAACTAGTATTAGCAAAAGAAAGCGGAGAATTAGATTTAATTGCTTTTGCAGAAAAAGAGGTCGAAACTTATACAGTTCGAACTTCTAACTTATTTACAAGCATTGAAACTACTAAAGTACAAGTTTATGAATTAGAAAGCAAGTATGAAACAATGAAGCACAAAATTAAAGACATGAAGGTCCGTCAACTTGAATTGATGGGAAAAGAAAACTTGGTCCGCGCTCATCACAAAATGGATCACGTGATTGAATCATCGAACGAAACAAACTTTGAAGATATTTCGGCTTATATCGACCATCTATCAGCTAAAATCGATAAAAAATACGAAGTAACGATGCTGGAATCACGTTTAGCACAACTAGAAAATAAGAATAAAAATAGTGTTTCTATGGAAAATACTGTAGAATCAACTAATGAACAAGCAATATAA
- a CDS encoding UPF0154 protein, translated as MNLWLGIILIVVALIGGVALGFFLARQYMMKYLKENPPINEQMIRMMMSQMGRKPSEKQVRQMMSQMNKLQK; from the coding sequence ATGAATTTATGGTTAGGTATTATACTTATCGTGGTAGCATTAATAGGGGGCGTTGCATTAGGATTCTTTTTAGCCCGTCAATATATGATGAAATATTTAAAAGAAAACCCACCAATTAATGAACAAATGATTCGCATGATGATGTCTCAAATGGGACGTAAACCATCTGAAAAACAAGTTCGTCAAATGATGTCTCAAATGAACAAACTACAGAAATAA
- a CDS encoding alpha/beta hydrolase — MKRRKLLLLSGIVTSVISAVTTVFGILVTNQLMYIKKKDDQFIYDREIKARRFDEAWYNKCRKEEMLIDSPNGYPIKGVFLKPLDTKNTVIISHGVTENKINSVKYVRMYERLGFNTFVFDHRRHGESGGKTTSYGYYEKFDLEAVVNTVKSIVGEDAIIGIHGESMGAATTLLYAGAIEDGADFYISDCGFSDFSKQVAHVIKKQTVLRTQLPVHLADMFIRLRDGYSLRSVSPKEAVMNINSPVLFIHSLEDDFILSEMTEEMYEVKNGPKMIKLFEKGAHAQSYNENPTQYEQTVKEFIEKYVRKKGYIAEVKEAL; from the coding sequence ATGAAACGACGGAAATTGCTTTTACTTTCAGGTATTGTTACATCGGTTATTTCAGCTGTTACTACTGTATTTGGAATTTTAGTAACAAATCAATTAATGTACATCAAAAAGAAAGATGATCAATTTATTTATGATCGTGAAATAAAAGCACGACGTTTTGATGAAGCCTGGTATAACAAATGTCGGAAAGAAGAGATGTTAATTGACTCACCAAATGGCTATCCGATAAAAGGTGTTTTCTTAAAACCTCTTGATACGAAGAACACTGTTATTATTAGTCATGGTGTAACTGAAAACAAAATAAATTCTGTAAAGTATGTTCGGATGTATGAACGACTTGGATTCAACACCTTTGTATTTGACCATCGACGACATGGAGAATCTGGTGGTAAAACAACAAGCTATGGTTATTATGAAAAGTTTGACTTAGAAGCTGTTGTAAATACAGTGAAATCCATAGTTGGTGAAGATGCGATAATCGGCATTCATGGAGAGTCAATGGGTGCAGCGACTACCCTACTTTATGCAGGTGCTATTGAAGATGGTGCAGATTTCTATATTTCGGATTGTGGATTTTCTGATTTCTCTAAACAAGTTGCCCACGTCATAAAAAAACAAACAGTACTACGAACACAGCTCCCCGTTCACTTAGCAGACATGTTCATTCGTTTACGTGACGGATATTCACTACGAAGCGTCTCTCCAAAAGAAGCTGTTATGAATATTAACTCTCCAGTGCTCTTCATCCATAGCTTAGAAGACGATTTCATCTTATCTGAAATGACTGAAGAAATGTATGAAGTAAAAAACGGTCCAAAAATGATTAAATTGTTCGAAAAAGGAGCACATGCACAATCCTATAATGAAAACCCTACCCAATACGAACAAACAGTGAAGGAATTTATCGAAAAATATGTACGGAAAAAAGGATATATTGCTGAAGTTAAAGAAGCTTTGTAG